The genomic region AACAGCGACAAAAACCGGAGCAGAATCCGTCCTCTGCTGAGCCATCGGATGTCCGTGTGGAGAAGCAGGTCCCCATATTCAGCCGACAGCTCCGCCAACATCACCTTGAAACTTCGGTGTTGTTTAGCTTTGGAACGGATGCTGTTTATGATCCTCACAACAGGAGTCATTACGTGCTCGAAGCCgatcaccttaaaaataaaataaaatcactcttactcaaagcacttaaaaacaataacaatacaatacaatacaatacaatacaaaacaaaatgtatttatatagcgccgtATCACAACTATGAAGTTGACTCTAACGACCAAAAAGCGCAGTAGGGGCCGGTCTACAAGCAGATGCGTAAAATATGCCCAATAGGCCTACTCATAATTACAAATAGGATATTAGGCCTACAACAAGGataacataaattaataaaatacaaaatgaaaacgcacCTTTGCACATaaggcctgctggtgaatgatgcAGTGGTACTGTACGAATTTCGGGAACGCTGGGTCGCTTTTACAGAGCGCGATGAACCCTGCATGCCGTCCGGTCATCGCAGGAGCCCCATCGGTGGTAATCGACACCAGCTTTTCCAGtggtatgtttctgttgttgaaaaacTCCTTCACCGCGTTGTAGATATCAACCCCCCTTGTGCTGGTTTTTAGGGGGAGTAGTGTGAGAAGTTCCTCTTTTGTAGAGAAATCTTGAAACACCATCCGAACAAACATCATCAGCTgcgccgtgctgctgctgtcgatGGACTCATCACATTGGATGCTGAACCACCTGCACTCCCTGAGATCCTGGTCCAGCTGATCAGTCAAGTTGTCGGACATTGCTGTCACTCTCCTGACCATTGTGCTTGCCCCCATTTGAACATCAGCTACAGAAGAGAGCACTTCCTTCCCATATTTCTCGTCTTTAAGCACAGTGTTCAGAACTATCATCATCGTTTCCTTGAAAAGGTCTCCATCTGTaaatgccttcttcttctttatcaggtgttctgttgctctgaacGAGGCTTCGGTAGCTTTCTGAGATTTTTTAGCTGGTCTTGTGAAAAAAGACTGTTGCTTGCACAATCCTGCCTTTAGCTCACTTACTTTTTCCACTCGTAGTGCGCTGCCCGGTGGGTAGTTAGCATGGTAGCTTGCGTGACAGGTCTTGAAATGCCTCTCAACATTGTGCCGCTTTGGTATCGCCACAGTCGCCCGGCAAATGAGACACACGCAGGCATCTTttacagtggtaaaaaaaaactcttgctcCCATTCACCGTGAAAATAATacgttctctttcttttttctgccatgttttcgATTAAATTGTAATCATCCGTTCATCTTGACTTCGCTTCACTGCACTGACTGGACTCGGTCTCCACGCAACGGTTGTCGTGGAGACCAGCTAGGTCCAATCTACGTaatctgaagcattttattttacacaaattacgTTTTATAAGTAGGCATATGTTTATATGCGTGCATACTGCATATTGTTATCTTCTTACAagcaatgcaatatatttaaaaataatagaaagtttaacaacgaataaaataaagttgtgtgtcaCGTGAGAACTAGGCTATTTTAGAACAGGCCTTCGCGGGCGACTCAAGTAGTCCTCGAGGGCGCCATGGCGCCCGCGGGCGACGCGTTGGTGACCCCTGCTCTAAATCATTGCGTAGGATGCTTGCATTTTCAATGTGAAGTTTTTCGAGTCTGCTAGTGATTGTTTTCCGACATGGAACTTTGTATTCAGGCTCAACAAAGTTCATCAACTCTCGAAACCCCTCTCCTTCCACAAAGCTTATAGGCAGCATATCTTTTGCTACCATCTTCGCGAGAAGCGCCGTTAGCTGTTCAGCACGCCTAGCATTCATCTTAGTAGACCTCACCATGAACGCGGCAACTGACTGCTACTGTCCCGAAGTCACTTCTACGGGGTGTCTCGCTTTCAGGTGGTTGTGCATGGTAGTGGTTGATTTATGGTATGCCAGCTTTACCTGGCAGAGATTGCATTGAACTTCATTTTCGCTGATCAAAGTAAAGGAGGACCATACAGAACTTTTACTAGCTCGCTGCATTGTTGTAGCCTGAGCAATCGCACGTTTCAAattcttcttctgttattttttgtttactgttattGTTTCGCCTACTGTACTCTACTCCTACTGTAGCGGCATCTTCTGGCAGAATTTGCATATGTCAGCTTAAATATCGTTTAGGGACTAGGAAAcctcttcattcttttttttaccacatgAAACGTAATTAGGTTCGGACGCAGGGGCGTAGccaggacattatttctgggggggccagctctggccagtcttttatttggggtggcacttgattgtcaaaaactactattttaaaactcacgcactgcatcactcagagcagcagtttttctaacagctcatctagccataaacaatggattgaaccttcttatggacactaatgatgtcttactgttactgataatcccatgttattggaatgggtgcttagataatgtgcgagtgcgatgtgtcatgattatgtgagggggttcaggactttaacatgagaaggggaagcttttagtgcaaatgacagaaagacacgatatgaattgtcattttaggcgatcatttattaaagtaaactgtagccttttaagtgcaatattcattttatttgcgataat from Eleginops maclovinus isolate JMC-PN-2008 ecotype Puerto Natales chromosome 17, JC_Emac_rtc_rv5, whole genome shotgun sequence harbors:
- the LOC134878895 gene encoding general transcription factor II-I repeat domain-containing protein 2A-like codes for the protein MAEKRKRTYYFHGEWEQEFFFTTVKDACVCLICRATVAIPKRHNVERHFKTCHASYHANYPPGSALRVEKVSELKAGLCKQQSFFTRPAKKSQKATEASFRATEHLIKKKKAFTDGDLFKETMMIVLNTVLKDEKYGKEVLSSVADVQMGASTMVRRVTAMSDNLTDQLDQDLRECRWFSIQCDESIDSSSTAQLMMFVRMVFQDFSTKEELLTLLPLKTSTRGVDIYNAVKEFFNNRNIPLEKLVSITTDGAPAMTGRHAGFIALCKSDPAFPKFVQYHCIIHQQALCAKVIGFEHVMTPVVRIINSIRSKAKQHRSFKVMLAELSAEYGDLLLHTDIRWLSRGRILLRFLSLLREIKDFMKSRDEDTSLLEDVAWLLDLAFLTDITGKLNNLNCALQGKGKTVADMISALNAFKAQMSIFSAHLQRKKVLHFPSLQMVLNDNTSASEIFGNAAEKYTQVINRVGQEFENRFCDIDKLEPCVSFVSNPFINVDTTSIAEQLSAMFSLDAGQVEIEIVTLQNDIRLKAHQAAANFWGLVDTEKYSGLCTAAMKVASLFGSTYLCESAFSDMNFIKNEHRTRLTDAHLQDSLRLAVSNYSPDYEALVASMQCQASH